DNA from Deltaproteobacteria bacterium:
AAATCTTTATCCCGTCGCAGAATAGTCAAGCAACCTTGACGGTAGCGCGGGGAATATCCTTTTATGTGTAAAGATTACGATTTCATGGCGATCATCAGTACTAAAACCACCGCCGTCGAAGGGCTGGGATAGCGTAGGCGATACAGGACGCTGGCGCTTATCTCCCTCTGGTGTGGCTAATACTGGTAACTTTCCAGAATCACAGAGGCACAGAGAACCAAAGGTTAAAAAGAATAAATGGGGGCCAAACTTATCTTTGTGTCTCTGTGGATAAAAGATCATATACTTTAACATCCCTAATCACATCTGGTCATTGCCAGTTCCTTAAAAGTCCGCCGTCAGGTCATAAACCACCATCAGTTTGCTCATCCTGCTTCGCCTCAAAAACTTTTGAGCGATATCCGGCATCGCGGCCAGGGAATGTTAATGGCCCCCGGAGCCGTCCTACGGGTCCAGCATATACCTTGACAACCCCTCGGGAAATATATTAAAATCAAAGAAAAACCAGTAGTTTTGCATACTTTTAGGCTAAGCGAGCAAGTTCTATAAATGTTTAATAAAGTTCTGGTCGCCAACCGGGGGGAGATCGCTATTCGGGTCATTCGGGCCTGTAAAGAGTTAGGTATCCCCACGGTGGCCATATTTACCGAGCAGGATGCCAACGCCCTGCATATTCAGAAGGCCGATCAGTCTATCCTGGTGACCCCGGGGCCGATTGCCGGCTATCTGGATTACGACCAGATCATCCGGGTGGCCAAATGGGCCGGAGCCGACGCCGTCCATCCAGGCTATGGCTTTATTGCCGAAAACTGGCATTTTGCCCATGCCTGCGAGGATAACGGCCTTACCTTTATCGGCCCGCCGGCCCCGGCTATTCGGGCCATGGGCAGCAAAACTAAGGCCCGGGAGATCATGGAGGCGGCGGGGGTACCGATCATTCCCGGCTCCCCGGCTATCAATACCGAGGGCGAGGCCACTTACTGGGCTGCCCGGATCGGCTATCCACTATTAATCAAGGCCAAGGCCGGGGGCGGGGGCCGCGGCATGCGTCTGGTTTACAATGATGGGGAACTGCTCCGGAATCTGAACTCGGCCCGCACCGAAGCCCAAAAGACCTTTGGCGATGCCACAGTTTATCTGGAAAAATTCATCTCTGAACCCAAACACATTGAAATCCAGTTGATGGCGGATAGATATGGCCGGATCGTCCACCTGGGGGAACGGGACTGTTCCATCCAGCGGCGGCACCAGAAGTTGATTGAAATTGCACCCTCCCTGGTCCTGACCCCGCAAAAACGGACGGAAATGGGAGAGGTGGCCAAGCGCGCCGCCCGCCAGATCGGTTACCATTCGGTGGGCACGGTGGAGTTTTTGGTCGATCGGCGGCTCAATTATTATTTCCTAGAGGTCAATACTCGCATCCAGGTCGAACACACCATTACCGAACTGATAACGGGAATCGACATTGTTAAAGAACAAATTAGGCTGGCGGCCGGGGAGCCTTTGCAACTGACCCAGGAAGAGGTGACCCTGCGCGGCCATGCTATCGAGTGTCGGATCAATGCTGAGGACCCGCGCAACAACTTCTTCCCCTCGCCGGGTAAAATTACCAAATACCAATCCCCCGGCGGGTTCGGCATCCGCATTGATGGCTGTATCTTTGGTGGATATGAGGTGCCGCCCTATTTTGACCCGATGATTTCCAAGCTCTGCGCCTGGGGGCTCACCTGGGAGGAAGCGGTGCAGCGGATGCAACGGGCCTTGGATGAATATCTCATCCGGGGGATCAAAACGACGATCCCGCTTTATAAAAAATTACTGCAAGATGAAGAATTCCGCAGCGGCCAGTTTACCACCGAATACATGGAGAAAAAGATCCAGGCCTTGAGCTATGAGGATGTCAAGGAACCCTGGGACATTTTTTATATCGCCGCGGCTGCCTTATTTTTTGAATTGAATTCCTTTTACTCGGAGAAAAGCTAAAACCTATGTTTATGCCGGTCAAGGTCTCGGACGT
Protein-coding regions in this window:
- the accC gene encoding acetyl-CoA carboxylase biotin carboxylase subunit — its product is MFNKVLVANRGEIAIRVIRACKELGIPTVAIFTEQDANALHIQKADQSILVTPGPIAGYLDYDQIIRVAKWAGADAVHPGYGFIAENWHFAHACEDNGLTFIGPPAPAIRAMGSKTKAREIMEAAGVPIIPGSPAINTEGEATYWAARIGYPLLIKAKAGGGGRGMRLVYNDGELLRNLNSARTEAQKTFGDATVYLEKFISEPKHIEIQLMADRYGRIVHLGERDCSIQRRHQKLIEIAPSLVLTPQKRTEMGEVAKRAARQIGYHSVGTVEFLVDRRLNYYFLEVNTRIQVEHTITELITGIDIVKEQIRLAAGEPLQLTQEEVTLRGHAIECRINAEDPRNNFFPSPGKITKYQSPGGFGIRIDGCIFGGYEVPPYFDPMISKLCAWGLTWEEAVQRMQRALDEYLIRGIKTTIPLYKKLLQDEEFRSGQFTTEYMEKKIQALSYEDVKEPWDIFYIAAAALFFELNSFYSEKS